A genome region from Wielerella bovis includes the following:
- a CDS encoding metal ABC transporter ATP-binding protein, with translation MSILINNLTVSYQARPAVHHVDMEFPDACMYAIFGPNGAGKSTLLKAIMGLLPYSTGTIHWQNMQRRDLAYLPQQSDVDRSQPMSVFELAAMGLWYEIGFFGNVSAAQRERVQAALQRVEMGDFAQRSISELSNGQFQRVLFARMLVQDAKFLLLDEPFNAVDAKTTFALLEVLRQENRNGKAIVAVLHDYEQVRAYFPHTFLMAREKVACGKTEDVLCDELLLKANALAQAAEEDEWCVN, from the coding sequence ATGAGTATTCTAATCAATAATTTAACTGTAAGCTACCAAGCACGCCCAGCGGTGCATCATGTTGACATGGAATTTCCCGATGCATGTATGTACGCCATTTTTGGTCCAAATGGTGCAGGTAAATCCACCCTACTCAAAGCAATTATGGGCCTGTTGCCATACAGCACAGGAACAATACATTGGCAAAATATGCAACGGCGTGATTTAGCGTATTTGCCCCAACAATCCGATGTGGACAGGTCGCAACCGATGAGTGTGTTTGAATTAGCAGCTATGGGTTTGTGGTACGAAATTGGCTTTTTTGGCAATGTATCGGCGGCACAACGCGAACGTGTTCAGGCTGCCTTGCAGCGTGTGGAAATGGGTGATTTTGCCCAACGTAGTATCAGTGAATTGTCTAATGGACAATTTCAGCGTGTTTTATTTGCGCGAATGTTGGTGCAAGATGCGAAATTTCTACTGTTAGATGAACCTTTTAATGCAGTAGATGCAAAAACGACATTTGCCTTATTGGAAGTTTTGCGCCAAGAAAATCGCAATGGCAAGGCGATTGTGGCGGTGTTACACGATTATGAGCAGGTGCGTGCGTATTTTCCGCACACATTTTTGATGGCGCGTGAGAAAGTAGCGTGTGGCAAAACGGAGGATGTGTTATGCGATGAATTGCTGCTAAAAGCCAATGCTTTGGCACAAGCGGCGGAAGAAGATGAATGGTGTGTGAATTAA
- the gyrB gene encoding DNA topoisomerase (ATP-hydrolyzing) subunit B, translated as MTEQIPQNTPEYGADSIQVLEGLEAVRKRPGMYIGDTQDGSGLHHMVFEVLDNAIDEALAGYCDNITVAINADESITIEDNGRGIPTGIHPKEGRSAAEVIMTILHAGGKFDNNSYKVSGGLHGVGVSVVNALSDWLKLTIWREGKEHFVEFKRGETVEPLKVVGECAPDQNGTRVQFLASEETFGTVQYKFETLAKRIRELSFLNNGVKIELLDKRDGKSENFAESGGVVGFVQYTTGSKKPLHDKVFYAIGEKDGMTVECAMQWNESYQESVQCFTNNIPQRDGGTHLTALRQAMTRTINQYIEANEIAKKAKIDTSGDDMREGLTCILSVKLPDPKFSSQTKDKLVSSEIAPVVNEVLSQALHDFLEENPNDAKIICGKIVEAARAREAARKARELTRRKGVMDGLGLPGKLADCQEKDPALSELYLVEGDSAGGSAKQGRDRKFQAILPLKGKILNVEKARFEKMLASQEVATLITALGTSIGKEEFNLEKLRYHRIIIMTDADVDGAHIRTLLLTFFYRQMPELIERGYVYIAQPPLYKAKHGKTERYLKDEAEKDEFLLSLALDGAKLVSGSRVVEDAELAKLAKQFLRARNTIAEESRVIDAAVLRALVDCEAIDLSNENAAKNAIATLSGCLKNQEIALEYVVGNEGGHFIKITRQLHGNVMVSYLDQKFVDSKAYQVLRKTAEQQRGLIDENGAALHKGEQIHKIADFEQALDLLLQNAQKGMMIQRYKGLGEMNPEQLWETTMNPEVRRLLKVKIEDAIAADEIFVTLMGDEVEPRRAFIESNALVAQNIDI; from the coding sequence ATGACCGAACAAATCCCCCAAAACACCCCCGAATACGGCGCAGACAGCATTCAAGTATTGGAAGGCTTGGAAGCCGTCCGCAAACGCCCTGGTATGTACATTGGCGACACCCAAGACGGCTCGGGCTTGCACCACATGGTGTTTGAAGTGCTGGACAACGCCATTGACGAAGCACTCGCGGGCTATTGCGACAACATCACGGTCGCCATCAACGCGGACGAATCCATTACCATTGAAGACAACGGGCGCGGCATTCCCACAGGCATTCATCCCAAAGAAGGACGCTCCGCCGCCGAAGTCATCATGACCATACTCCACGCAGGCGGTAAGTTTGACAACAACAGCTACAAAGTATCGGGTGGTTTGCATGGCGTAGGCGTGTCCGTTGTGAACGCGCTTTCAGACTGGCTGAAACTCACGATTTGGCGCGAAGGCAAAGAACATTTTGTGGAATTCAAACGTGGCGAAACGGTAGAACCGCTCAAAGTCGTAGGCGAATGTGCGCCCGACCAAAACGGCACGCGCGTGCAATTTCTCGCCAGCGAAGAAACTTTTGGCACGGTACAATACAAATTTGAAACGCTCGCCAAACGCATTCGTGAATTGTCCTTTTTAAACAATGGTGTAAAAATTGAATTGTTGGACAAACGTGATGGCAAAAGCGAAAATTTTGCCGAAAGCGGCGGCGTGGTCGGTTTTGTGCAATACACGACTGGCAGCAAAAAACCGTTGCACGACAAAGTGTTCTACGCGATTGGCGAAAAAGACGGCATGACGGTGGAATGCGCGATGCAATGGAACGAAAGTTACCAAGAATCCGTGCAATGTTTCACCAACAATATTCCGCAACGCGATGGCGGCACGCATTTGACCGCCTTGCGCCAAGCCATGACGCGCACGATTAACCAATACATTGAAGCCAACGAAATCGCCAAAAAAGCCAAAATTGACACATCTGGCGATGACATGCGCGAAGGTTTGACCTGCATTTTGTCGGTTAAATTGCCCGACCCGAAATTCAGCTCGCAAACCAAAGACAAGCTGGTTTCCAGCGAAATCGCGCCCGTTGTGAATGAAGTTTTGTCGCAAGCCTTGCACGATTTTCTGGAAGAAAATCCGAATGATGCGAAAATCATCTGCGGCAAAATCGTGGAAGCCGCCCGCGCCCGTGAAGCCGCCCGCAAAGCCCGTGAATTGACGCGCAGAAAAGGCGTGATGGACGGTTTGGGTTTACCCGGTAAATTGGCGGATTGTCAGGAAAAAGACCCTGCATTATCAGAACTTTATCTGGTGGAGGGCGATTCGGCAGGGGGTTCGGCAAAACAAGGGCGCGACCGCAAATTCCAAGCCATTTTGCCGCTCAAAGGCAAGATTTTGAACGTGGAAAAAGCGCGTTTTGAAAAAATGTTGGCAAGTCAAGAAGTTGCCACGCTGATTACCGCCTTGGGAACGAGCATCGGCAAAGAAGAGTTCAATTTGGAAAAATTGCGTTACCACCGCATCATCATCATGACGGACGCGGACGTGGACGGTGCACACATTCGCACGCTGTTGCTGACGTTTTTCTATCGCCAAATGCCCGAATTGATTGAACGCGGCTACGTTTACATCGCCCAACCGCCACTCTACAAAGCAAAACACGGCAAAACCGAACGCTACCTGAAAGACGAAGCGGAAAAAGACGAATTTTTATTGAGTTTGGCTTTGGACGGTGCGAAATTGGTTTCAGGCAGCCGCGTGGTAGAAGACGCGGAATTGGCGAAATTGGCGAAACAATTTTTGCGCGCGCGAAACACGATTGCGGAAGAAAGCCGTGTGATTGACGCGGCGGTGTTACGCGCTTTGGTGGATTGTGAAGCGATTGATTTATCAAATGAAAATGCGGCTAAAAATGCGATTGCCACGCTTTCAGGCTGCCTGAAAAATCAGGAAATTGCGCTGGAATATGTGGTGGGCAACGAGGGCGGTCATTTCATCAAAATCACGCGCCAGTTGCACGGCAATGTGATGGTGTCCTACCTTGACCAGAAATTTGTGGACAGCAAAGCCTACCAAGTGTTGCGCAAAACGGCAGAACAGCAGCGCGGTTTGATTGACGAAAATGGCGCGGCTTTGCACAAAGGCGAGCAGATTCACAAGATTGCCGATTTTGAGCAGGCTTTGGATTTGTTGCTGCAAAACGCGCAAAAAGGCATGATGATTCAACGCTATAAAGGTCTGGGCGAGATGAACCCTGAGCAGCTTTGGGAAACGACCATGAACCCCGAAGTGCGCCGTTTGCTGAAAGTGAAAATTGAAGATGCGATTGCGGCAGATGAGATTTTCGTTACGCTGATGGGCGATGAAGTGGAACCGCGCAGGGCATTTATTGAGAGCAATGCGCTTGTGGCACAAAATATTGATATTTAA
- a CDS encoding NAD(+)/NADH kinase: MKTQFQRIGILTRPLTTDIAPVIHDLIVFLQQEDLHIILDKQCVDEGLVSTSDQSICQISDNIGQDSDLILVLGGDGTFLSAARKAAPYRVPLIGVNQGHLGFLTQVTRENMVSELRKMFAGQYLADECIVLETTVQREGHEIYHGIALNDTVLSRGGAGQMIEFEIFINDEFVCTQRSDGLIVSTPTGSTAYSLAAGGSILQTAIRAFTLVPICPQSMSNRPLIIADDCEIRILITKAGDARVHYDGQSFLDIQSKDEIIIHRYRHSLRVLHPVDYQYYKTLRQKLRWGEQLI, from the coding sequence ATGAAAACCCAATTTCAACGTATCGGCATACTGACTCGACCTCTCACGACCGACATTGCGCCCGTTATCCACGATTTGATTGTCTTTTTGCAACAAGAAGATTTACATATTATTTTGGATAAACAATGTGTTGATGAAGGATTGGTTAGCACATCTGACCAGAGTATCTGCCAAATCAGCGACAATATCGGGCAAGACAGCGACCTGATTCTCGTATTAGGTGGCGATGGCACATTTTTGTCTGCTGCACGCAAAGCGGCTCCCTATCGTGTGCCACTTATTGGTGTGAATCAAGGACATTTAGGCTTTTTGACCCAAGTAACACGCGAAAATATGGTCAGCGAATTGCGTAAAATGTTTGCAGGGCAATATTTGGCAGACGAATGCATTGTATTAGAAACCACCGTACAGCGAGAAGGACACGAAATTTATCATGGCATTGCGCTCAATGACACCGTTTTATCGCGTGGTGGCGCAGGGCAAATGATTGAATTTGAAATTTTTATCAATGATGAATTTGTTTGTACACAACGTTCAGATGGTTTAATTGTATCCACACCAACAGGTTCAACAGCTTATTCTTTGGCAGCAGGTGGTTCTATTTTACAAACAGCCATTCGCGCTTTCACATTGGTGCCAATTTGTCCACAATCCATGTCCAACCGCCCGTTGATTATTGCCGATGACTGCGAAATTCGCATTTTAATTACCAAAGCAGGCGATGCGCGTGTGCATTATGATGGACAATCGTTTTTGGATATTCAAAGTAAAGATGAAATTATTATCCACCGTTATCGCCACTCTTTGCGTGTGTTGCATCCTGTGGATTATCAATATTACAAAACCTTGCGCCAAAAATTACGCTGGGGTGAGCAGTTGATTTAG
- a CDS encoding HAD family hydrolase — MSTIQAVLFDLDGTLADTALDLGGALNRLLRKRGLPEKPLEQIRPFASHGTTALLAFGANIHTDHPDYPQWRQAYLDEYNQCFDHDTILFAETNALINTLHQRNITWGIITNKPKTFTDRLVPKLGFVHAPAVIVSGDTCAEAKPSTLPMFYACEQIGIDAANCVYVGDAERDIVAGRNAGMKTIFAAWGYIGADDKPETWGYDALAHNPLQIADILNAFQAA; from the coding sequence ATGTCCACTATTCAAGCCGTATTGTTTGATTTAGACGGCACGCTCGCCGACACCGCGCTGGATTTGGGCGGTGCGTTGAATCGTTTATTACGCAAACGCGGTCTGCCAGAAAAACCACTGGAACAAATCCGCCCATTCGCCAGTCATGGCACCACCGCGCTGCTGGCATTCGGCGCCAATATCCATACAGACCACCCCGATTATCCACAATGGCGACAAGCGTATTTAGATGAATACAATCAATGTTTTGACCACGACACCATTTTATTCGCCGAAACCAACGCATTGATTAACACGCTGCATCAACGCAACATCACATGGGGCATCATCACCAATAAACCGAAAACTTTTACCGACCGCCTTGTTCCCAAATTGGGCTTTGTTCACGCACCAGCCGTGATTGTCAGCGGCGATACCTGTGCCGAAGCCAAACCCAGCACCTTGCCCATGTTTTACGCTTGCGAACAAATTGGTATAGATGCAGCAAATTGCGTGTATGTCGGCGATGCTGAACGCGATATTGTCGCAGGACGTAATGCAGGTATGAAAACAATTTTTGCCGCATGGGGCTACATTGGTGCGGACGATAAACCCGAAACATGGGGCTATGACGCATTGGCACACAATCCGCTGCAAATTGCTGATATACTGAATGCTTTTCAGGCAGCCTGA
- the lgt gene encoding prolipoprotein diacylglyceryl transferase, with product MFIHPNFDPVAIQLGPLAIRWYALSYIVGFVLFVWLGRKRIKAGNTLFTNEMLDDLLTWGVVGVILGGRFGYILFYNLNQYLTNPLDIFKIWEGGMSFHGGFLGVVLAVFLFARKHKMRFLQALDFVAPLVATGLASGRIGNFINGELWGRVTDPNHFWAMGFPQAKFADAALAQVNAQYATWLTQYGYLPRHPSQLYQFALEGLCLFVMVWIFSKKARPEGQVSALFLGGYGVFRFIAEFAREPDAQLGLLGMGMSMGQWLSVPMIILGVIGFVYFGKQKAA from the coding sequence ATGTTTATTCATCCCAATTTTGACCCAGTTGCCATCCAACTTGGGCCACTTGCAATTCGCTGGTACGCATTGAGCTACATTGTCGGTTTTGTTCTATTTGTGTGGCTTGGTCGCAAACGCATCAAAGCAGGCAACACTTTGTTTACCAATGAAATGTTGGACGATTTACTCACATGGGGCGTGGTCGGTGTGATTTTAGGCGGACGCTTCGGCTATATTTTGTTCTACAATCTCAATCAATATCTGACCAATCCGCTGGACATTTTCAAAATTTGGGAAGGTGGCATGTCGTTTCATGGCGGATTTTTGGGCGTGGTACTTGCCGTATTTTTGTTCGCACGCAAACACAAAATGCGCTTTTTGCAAGCCTTGGATTTTGTTGCACCATTGGTTGCCACAGGTTTAGCATCTGGGCGCATTGGCAATTTTATCAACGGCGAATTATGGGGACGCGTTACCGACCCGAATCATTTTTGGGCGATGGGTTTTCCACAAGCTAAATTTGCCGATGCCGCGTTGGCACAAGTTAATGCCCAATATGCCACATGGTTGACGCAATATGGTTATTTGCCACGTCATCCATCTCAGCTGTATCAATTTGCGCTGGAAGGTTTGTGTTTATTTGTGATGGTGTGGATTTTTTCCAAAAAAGCGCGCCCAGAAGGACAGGTTTCTGCTTTGTTTTTAGGTGGTTATGGCGTATTCCGCTTTATTGCAGAATTTGCGCGTGAACCTGATGCACAACTGGGTTTGCTTGGCATGGGCATGTCTATGGGACAATGGTTGAGTGTGCCTATGATTATTTTGGGTGTGATTGGTTTTGTTTATTTTGGTAAGCAAAAGGCAGCCTGA
- the miaB gene encoding tRNA (N6-isopentenyl adenosine(37)-C2)-methylthiotransferase MiaB, translating into MKKVFIRTFGCQMNEYDSEKMLSVLAEGDELQQVSEPEQADIILFNTCSVREKAQEKVFSDLGRVKHLKKQNPNLIIGVGGCVASQEGEAIVERAPYVDVVFGPQTLHRLPKMIMDKETTGLSQVDISFPEIEKFDHLPPARVEGGSAFISIMEGCSKYCSFCVVPYTRGEEFSRPLNDVLTEIAGLAQQGVKEINLLGQNVNAYRGAMDDGEICDFATLLRIVHEIPGIERMRFTTSHPREFSDAIIECYRDLPKLVSHLHLPIQSGSDRVLSAMKRGYTALEYKSIIRKLRAIRPDLCLSSDFIVGFPGETEREFEQTLKLVKDIAFDLSFVFIYSPRPGTPAANLPDDTPHAEKVRRLEALNEVIEAETARINQTMLGTIQRCLVEGVSKKDPDMLQARTANNRVVNFFGDVSLINQMVELEITEARTFSLTGELLA; encoded by the coding sequence ATGAAAAAAGTTTTTATCCGCACATTCGGCTGTCAAATGAACGAATACGACAGCGAAAAAATGCTCTCCGTTTTGGCAGAAGGCGATGAATTGCAACAGGTTTCCGAACCAGAACAAGCCGACATCATTTTGTTCAACACCTGCTCCGTGCGCGAAAAAGCGCAAGAAAAAGTGTTTTCCGATTTGGGTCGAGTGAAACATTTGAAAAAACAAAATCCCAATTTAATCATTGGTGTGGGCGGCTGCGTGGCATCGCAAGAAGGCGAAGCGATTGTGGAACGTGCGCCTTATGTTGATGTGGTGTTTGGTCCACAAACTTTGCACCGTCTCCCCAAAATGATTATGGACAAGGAAACCACAGGCTTGTCGCAAGTGGACATTTCTTTCCCCGAAATTGAAAAATTTGACCACCTGCCGCCAGCGCGTGTGGAAGGCGGCAGCGCGTTCATTTCCATTATGGAAGGCTGCTCCAAATATTGCAGTTTCTGCGTGGTGCCTTACACGCGCGGCGAAGAATTTTCGCGCCCACTCAATGACGTTTTGACCGAAATTGCAGGTTTGGCACAACAAGGCGTGAAAGAAATCAACTTGTTGGGACAAAACGTGAACGCCTATCGCGGCGCAATGGACGATGGCGAAATTTGCGATTTTGCGACTTTGTTGCGGATTGTGCATGAAATCCCTGGTATTGAGCGCATGCGTTTCACAACCAGCCACCCACGCGAATTTTCGGACGCGATTATTGAATGTTATCGCGATTTGCCGAAATTGGTTTCGCATTTGCATTTGCCGATTCAAAGCGGTTCTGACCGCGTGTTGAGCGCGATGAAACGCGGTTACACGGCTTTGGAATACAAATCCATTATCCGCAAATTGCGCGCCATTCGCCCCGATTTGTGTTTGAGTTCGGATTTCATTGTCGGTTTCCCAGGGGAAACGGAACGCGAATTTGAGCAAACTTTGAAATTGGTCAAAGACATCGCGTTTGATTTGAGCTTTGTGTTCATTTACAGTCCGCGCCCAGGGACGCCAGCCGCGAATTTGCCAGACGACACACCCCACGCGGAAAAAGTGCGCCGTTTGGAAGCCCTGAACGAAGTGATTGAAGCGGAAACCGCCCGAATCAACCAAACCATGCTCGGCACAATCCAACGCTGTTTGGTGGAAGGCGTGTCCAAAAAAGACCCCGATATGTTGCAAGCGCGTACGGCAAATAATCGCGTGGTGAATTTCTTTGGAGATGTTTCTTTGATTAATCAAATGGTTGAATTGGAAATCACAGAAGCACGTACATTCTCATTGACAGGCGAATTGCTTGCCTAA
- a CDS encoding DUF4026 domain-containing protein has translation MYSPTLSIYDDLKNGDYQAPSIYLAALKNRIANPDVETVRQRLQKVLQREDIAEIVLVEQNEDDDGIRIVLRAEDDDDAEDDEPTFFLFEIKFINDFEADEWSYEAAEYRNRNLLEDERVEMHQTPQLIECTTYFNPHWGLTHWLVQLAVLDAVGGECYAIQDLVASTFLSGTWLAEMAETQTPPSLECAYVIHAITPDDPENGTYWLHTHGLLKFGLPELEMLCVKQSQLSACQGILTTTTVRLFAEPESWYQDETMLVAHNEQGDIAVHLLAWQDALQHNLFAAKKAGLFGLFAAKKDEGFSGDLSERTEGDIHTEPSMVILPDVDGKMAHWADLTEILNEDNHMMLLLPNMETARMYYLAAEKLPAFTRCFQRFAPEEGVWGYMMKIACTSPSTEATEHMWFVVQDLDDENVTAELVNQPFEIPELQAGESYTLPLDDVTDWCIYSSPLQMRIAPDDVYRLKRYLQAN, from the coding sequence ATGTACAGCCCTACCCTATCCATCTACGATGATTTGAAAAATGGCGATTACCAAGCACCCAGTATTTATTTGGCGGCATTGAAAAACCGCATCGCCAATCCCGATGTGGAAACCGTGCGTCAACGTTTGCAAAAAGTCTTGCAACGCGAAGACATTGCCGAAATTGTGTTGGTGGAACAAAACGAAGACGATGACGGCATTCGCATCGTGTTACGCGCCGAAGACGATGACGATGCGGAAGACGATGAGCCAACCTTTTTCCTATTTGAAATCAAATTTATCAACGATTTTGAGGCCGATGAATGGTCATATGAAGCCGCCGAATACCGCAACCGCAATTTGCTGGAAGACGAGCGCGTGGAAATGCACCAAACGCCACAACTGATTGAATGTACGACTTATTTCAATCCGCATTGGGGTTTGACACATTGGCTGGTTCAGTTGGCGGTGTTGGACGCGGTGGGTGGAGAATGCTATGCCATTCAAGACCTTGTCGCATCAACATTTTTAAGTGGCACATGGCTGGCTGAAATGGCAGAAACCCAGACACCGCCCAGTTTGGAATGCGCCTATGTCATTCACGCGATTACACCCGATGACCCTGAAAATGGTACTTACTGGTTGCACACGCATGGTTTATTGAAATTTGGGCTGCCTGAATTAGAAATGTTATGCGTGAAACAATCGCAACTGTCTGCTTGTCAAGGTATTTTGACTACCACCACTGTACGTTTGTTTGCCGAACCCGAATCGTGGTATCAAGATGAAACCATGTTGGTTGCTCACAATGAACAAGGCGACATAGCGGTACATTTGTTGGCGTGGCAAGACGCATTGCAACATAATTTATTTGCTGCCAAAAAAGCAGGCTTGTTTGGTTTATTTGCCGCTAAAAAAGATGAGGGATTCAGTGGCGATTTGAGCGAACGCACCGAAGGCGATATTCACACCGAGCCCTCTATGGTTATTTTGCCCGATGTGGACGGCAAAATGGCACATTGGGCAGATTTAACAGAAATATTGAATGAAGACAATCACATGATGTTGCTGTTACCGAATATGGAAACGGCGCGCATGTATTATTTGGCAGCGGAAAAATTGCCCGCGTTTACGCGTTGCTTTCAGCGTTTTGCGCCCGAAGAAGGCGTTTGGGGCTATATGATGAAAATCGCTTGCACATCGCCCAGCACAGAAGCGACCGAGCATATGTGGTTTGTGGTGCAGGATTTGGACGATGAAAATGTTACCGCCGAATTGGTCAATCAGCCGTTTGAAATCCCAGAATTGCAGGCGGGCGAAAGTTATACTTTACCTTTGGACGATGTAACAGATTGGTGTATTTATTCATCACCTTTGCAAATGCGGATCGCACCCGATGATGTATATCGTTTGAAACGGTATTTGCAGGCAAATTAA
- a CDS encoding nitroreductase family protein, whose amino-acid sequence MDSLELLTTRRSSKNLFAPAPDELQLDSILQAATQVPDHGGLTPWRFVVINSETGLQRFQAALCDTVIHNQMGEEAMKKAERVGKMAPMVIAVIASPKAGKPEWEQTLSAGCAAYAIQLATNAQGFDNVWITGMWVHSPILRDAFACSESEKIIGLMMIGTSENPALHQPKNTDVNEFTQYW is encoded by the coding sequence ATGGATAGTTTAGAATTACTCACCACACGCCGTTCCAGCAAAAATTTATTTGCGCCTGCGCCCGATGAATTGCAGCTAGACAGTATTTTACAAGCTGCCACCCAAGTCCCCGACCATGGCGGATTAACGCCATGGCGATTTGTGGTTATCAATAGCGAAACAGGTTTGCAGCGTTTTCAGGCTGCCTTATGTGACACCGTAATCCACAATCAAATGGGCGAAGAAGCGATGAAAAAAGCCGAACGTGTTGGCAAAATGGCACCGATGGTCATTGCCGTCATCGCATCGCCCAAAGCAGGCAAACCAGAATGGGAACAAACATTGAGCGCAGGTTGCGCTGCTTACGCGATTCAGTTAGCCACCAACGCGCAAGGTTTTGATAATGTGTGGATTACAGGCATGTGGGTGCATTCGCCGATTTTGCGCGATGCATTTGCTTGCAGCGAATCAGAAAAAATTATTGGTTTGATGATGATTGGCACGAGCGAAAATCCTGCTCTTCATCAACCCAAAAATACCGATGTCAATGAATTTACCCAATATTGGTAA
- a CDS encoding glutathione S-transferase, producing MLTLFALKQSRAYRIAWLLELLGAEYQVEIFERDPNSKLAPESLRRVHPLGKSPLIQDGEQIIAESGAICEYLLAKFDAHGSYQIAPDHADYWAYHQWLHYAEGSLMPLLVMTLIFRKIDATPKPFFAKPIAQKLTDGVRQSFLNPQIKLHLDYVEQQLNGKTWLVGDKITAADVMMSFPLQAASSRAPSADYPNIAAYVARIAAEPHYQQAENKLGKLTIL from the coding sequence ATGCTCACCCTATTTGCCCTGAAACAATCACGCGCCTACCGCATTGCATGGTTATTGGAATTGCTCGGCGCGGAATATCAAGTGGAAATTTTTGAACGCGACCCCAACAGCAAACTCGCGCCTGAAAGCCTGCGCCGCGTTCATCCGCTCGGCAAATCGCCTTTGATTCAAGACGGCGAGCAAATCATTGCCGAAAGCGGTGCGATTTGCGAATACTTGTTGGCGAAATTTGACGCGCATGGCAGCTACCAAATCGCGCCCGACCATGCCGATTATTGGGCGTATCACCAATGGCTGCATTATGCCGAAGGTTCCTTAATGCCCCTGTTGGTGATGACTTTGATTTTCCGCAAAATTGACGCGACACCCAAACCGTTTTTTGCCAAACCCATCGCGCAGAAATTGACCGATGGTGTGCGCCAAAGTTTTCTGAATCCGCAAATCAAATTGCATTTGGATTATGTGGAACAACAACTTAACGGCAAAACATGGCTGGTGGGCGACAAAATCACAGCTGCCGATGTGATGATGTCTTTCCCTTTGCAGGCTGCCAGCTCACGCGCACCGAGTGCGGATTATCCGAATATTGCCGCTTATGTCGCCCGAATCGCAGCCGAACCGCACTATCAGCAAGCCGAAAACAAATTGGGGAAATTAACGATTTTGTGA